From a region of the Pseudoclavibacter endophyticus genome:
- the rbfA gene encoding 30S ribosome-binding factor RbfA, with protein MADHARAARLADRIKVIVATRLERGIRDPRLGFVTITDVRVTGDLQHATIFYTVYGTEEELADTAAALASATGMLRTEVGKNLKVRLTPSLEFVHDALPDNINQIDRLLQEARARDAEAAERARRADYAGEPDPYIKPRDEGDDAFDKDSSAGGGQPR; from the coding sequence ATGGCCGACCACGCGCGGGCGGCTCGGCTCGCCGACCGCATCAAGGTCATCGTCGCGACTCGTCTCGAACGCGGCATCAGAGACCCGAGGCTCGGGTTCGTCACGATCACGGATGTTCGCGTCACGGGCGACCTGCAGCACGCGACGATCTTCTACACCGTGTACGGCACGGAAGAGGAGCTCGCCGATACCGCCGCCGCCCTTGCGTCGGCGACGGGGATGCTGCGGACCGAGGTGGGCAAGAACCTCAAGGTGCGGCTGACGCCGTCGCTCGAGTTCGTCCACGATGCCCTCCCGGACAACATCAACCAGATCGACCGGCTCCTGCAGGAGGCGCGCGCTCGTGACGCCGAAGCAGCCGAGCGGGCTCGTCGTGCCGATTACGCGGGCGAGCCCGACCCGTACATCAAGCCCCGTGACGAGGGCGACGACGCATTCGACAAGGACTCATCCGCCGGCGGCGGGCAACCCCGCTAG
- the truB gene encoding tRNA pseudouridine(55) synthase TruB has product MTSQGPAPNGVLVVDKPSGPTSHGVVSAGRKALGTRKVGHAGTLDPMASGVLVLGVGVATRLLTFVVGADKEYEATIRLGVRTSTEDAEGELVERASPDELAPLDEAAIDAAMADLRGEIDQVPSAVSAIKVNGKRAYQRVREGEEVELDARRVTIFAFDRLGTPVRIPGEPGEGPVAIDLRVHVTCSSGTYVRALARDLGDALGVGAHLTALRRTRVGAFSIDEAIALDRLAGDAPAGLMTPSDAARRILPALELRADEAVDLGHGKRIVRDDVSPDVPAAAFAPDGRLVGVVTREGGAYRPLMNLPEAPA; this is encoded by the coding sequence ATGACAAGCCAAGGCCCAGCCCCCAACGGCGTGCTCGTGGTCGACAAACCGAGTGGCCCGACGAGTCACGGCGTCGTCTCCGCGGGGCGTAAGGCTCTTGGCACGCGCAAGGTCGGCCACGCCGGCACGCTCGACCCAATGGCGTCCGGCGTGCTCGTGCTCGGCGTTGGGGTGGCCACGCGGCTCCTGACGTTCGTCGTCGGTGCCGACAAGGAGTACGAGGCCACGATCAGGCTGGGCGTTCGCACGAGCACCGAGGACGCGGAGGGCGAGTTGGTGGAGCGTGCGTCACCGGACGAGCTTGCGCCGCTCGACGAGGCCGCGATCGATGCGGCGATGGCTGACCTGCGTGGCGAGATCGATCAGGTGCCGAGCGCCGTGAGCGCGATCAAGGTGAACGGCAAGCGCGCCTATCAGCGCGTTCGCGAGGGCGAGGAGGTCGAGCTGGACGCCAGGCGCGTCACGATCTTCGCATTCGATCGTCTCGGAACGCCCGTGCGCATCCCCGGCGAACCGGGGGAGGGGCCGGTCGCGATCGACCTCCGGGTACACGTCACGTGCTCGTCTGGGACCTACGTGCGGGCGCTCGCCCGGGACCTCGGGGACGCCCTCGGCGTCGGTGCTCACCTGACGGCGCTGCGGCGTACGCGCGTCGGCGCCTTCTCGATCGACGAGGCGATCGCCCTCGATCGCCTCGCCGGCGACGCACCCGCCGGACTGATGACGCCATCGGACGCGGCCAGGCGCATCCTCCCAGCACTCGAGCTGCGTGCGGACGAAGCCGTCGATCTCGGCCACGGCAAGCGCATCGTCCGCGACGACGTCTCGCCGGACGTGCCCGCCGCCGCGTTCGCACCCGATGGCCGACTCGTCGGCGTCGTCACCCGGGAGGGTGGCGCCTACCGCCCGCTGATGAACCTTCCGGAAGCGCCCGCATGA
- a CDS encoding HhH-GPD family protein, protein MTAGIVDRVVDWFARAARPLPWRDAHVTPWGVLVSEFMLQQTQAARVEPRWRAFVERWPRPADLASATDADVLRAWDRLGYPRRARWLRACAVVIVERHGGVVPADDASLRALPGVGPYTAAAVASFAYGRPSAVVDTNVRRVIARAAVGAAEPWAPSAARDEAEYRALVPLPLPGDDAARARAVAWNAAAMELGALVCTARAPRCEVCPIADECAWRAIGAPTGTVAGRPRRKQAAYAGSDRQMRGRILAVLRAEFGGLGHAALRERALAASGRDARADEVRYERALRGLRDDGLVVETSGRIALPGDEPPAPTRGAGGPDS, encoded by the coding sequence ATGACCGCCGGCATCGTCGACCGGGTCGTGGACTGGTTCGCACGCGCGGCGCGCCCGCTGCCCTGGCGCGACGCCCACGTGACGCCCTGGGGCGTGCTCGTGAGCGAGTTCATGCTGCAGCAGACACAGGCCGCGCGCGTCGAACCACGATGGCGCGCGTTCGTCGAGCGCTGGCCGCGGCCAGCCGACCTTGCGTCGGCCACGGACGCCGACGTGCTGCGCGCGTGGGATCGGCTCGGGTATCCGCGCCGCGCCCGATGGCTCCGAGCCTGCGCCGTCGTGATCGTCGAGCGGCACGGCGGGGTGGTACCGGCCGACGACGCGTCGCTCCGCGCGCTTCCCGGCGTCGGCCCGTACACGGCCGCCGCCGTGGCGTCGTTCGCGTACGGACGGCCGAGTGCCGTCGTCGACACGAACGTGCGCAGGGTCATCGCCCGCGCCGCGGTCGGCGCCGCCGAGCCGTGGGCGCCCTCGGCGGCGCGGGACGAGGCGGAGTATCGCGCGCTCGTGCCGCTCCCGCTCCCCGGCGACGACGCGGCGCGTGCGCGCGCCGTCGCCTGGAACGCGGCGGCCATGGAGCTCGGCGCCCTCGTTTGCACGGCCAGGGCGCCCCGCTGTGAGGTGTGCCCCATCGCCGACGAATGCGCGTGGCGCGCCATCGGCGCGCCGACCGGTACGGTCGCCGGGCGGCCCCGCCGCAAGCAGGCGGCGTACGCGGGGTCGGACCGGCAGATGCGGGGGCGCATCCTCGCCGTGCTCCGAGCGGAGTTCGGCGGCCTGGGACATGCCGCCCTACGCGAGCGGGCGCTCGCTGCGTCCGGGCGGGATGCTCGCGCCGACGAGGTGCGCTACGAGCGGGCCCTGCGCGGATTGCGTGACGACGGGCTCGTCGTGGAGACCTCCGGACGCATCGCCCTGCCGGGCGACGAACCGCCGGCGCCCACGCGGGGCGCCGGCGGTCCAGACTCGTGA
- a CDS encoding ketopantoate reductase family protein has product MRIGVIGAGGVGGAFAARLQQAGHDVSIAARSWTADAIATDGVQLTGEFGSFTARFDAVSTVLPAGVELALLATKVHDAKLALTANRERLRGVPLVVMQNGLGGLDIAARVLGGAHELFGALTLFAVTNRGQGRIHVTAGGETFLGAGREAPSPSALAIAAELDRGLPTRAIENFRGAMWTKLLINHVNAIPAITGCSVQEVSADPALCRILTRSMRETIAVGRAIGVRFAPLGKLGVVDIRALEHLPLGLAMAVPRRLGASFGPVPNYASTLQSIRRGQQTEIDELNGRVAALGRQHGVPTPVNRMLTAFVHRVERTGEFLSPGVLSRLVER; this is encoded by the coding sequence ATGCGAATCGGTGTGATCGGCGCGGGCGGCGTCGGCGGCGCGTTCGCCGCCAGGTTGCAGCAGGCCGGCCATGACGTGTCGATCGCCGCGCGCTCCTGGACCGCCGATGCGATCGCCACTGACGGTGTGCAGCTCACCGGCGAGTTCGGCTCGTTCACGGCGAGGTTCGACGCGGTGTCGACGGTGCTCCCCGCGGGGGTTGAGCTCGCCCTGCTCGCGACCAAGGTGCACGATGCGAAGCTCGCCCTCACCGCGAACCGTGAGCGGCTCCGGGGCGTGCCGCTCGTCGTCATGCAGAACGGGCTCGGCGGCCTCGACATCGCCGCCAGGGTGCTCGGCGGCGCCCACGAGCTGTTCGGCGCACTGACGCTCTTCGCCGTCACGAACCGCGGACAGGGGCGCATCCACGTCACTGCCGGCGGGGAGACCTTTCTCGGTGCCGGTCGCGAGGCGCCGTCGCCGAGTGCGCTCGCCATCGCAGCCGAACTCGACCGCGGGCTGCCCACGAGGGCGATCGAGAACTTTCGCGGCGCCATGTGGACGAAGCTGCTCATTAACCACGTCAACGCGATCCCCGCCATCACGGGATGCAGCGTGCAGGAGGTGAGCGCCGACCCCGCACTGTGCCGCATCCTGACCCGCTCGATGCGCGAGACGATCGCGGTCGGGCGGGCGATCGGGGTGCGCTTCGCGCCCCTCGGCAAGCTCGGTGTCGTCGACATCCGCGCGCTCGAGCACCTCCCGCTCGGCCTCGCCATGGCCGTTCCCCGCCGGCTCGGCGCGAGCTTCGGGCCCGTACCGAACTACGCGTCGACGCTGCAGTCGATCCGACGCGGCCAGCAGACGGAGATCGACGAACTCAACGGGCGCGTCGCCGCCCTCGGCCGTCAGCACGGCGTGCCGACCCCCGTGAACCGCATGCTGACGGCTTTCGTGCACCGGGTCGAACGTACCGGGGAGTTCCTCTCGCCGGGCGTGCTCAGCCGCCTCGTCGAACGATGA